Proteins encoded by one window of Brevibacterium atlanticum:
- a CDS encoding GntR family transcriptional regulator, whose amino-acid sequence MTETAGEPGVRIGDQVFEAMQAKILSGEYPSGHRLRIRQLAAELGTSVMPVRESIARLEEVGLVETSPHRGGVVKAFTAEELLQIYAVRLLLEAEATVNGVAGLDADGRARLDEEFAAMESALADGDASTYLDHDEELLATIYSAGGNPVLVDTIRMLWLRCRAYKLVGARRALESGDLSPLLEHQRRLMEAVDAGDADAARTAAEQSLSDAIERIRSVLDQQS is encoded by the coding sequence ATGACTGAGACCGCAGGTGAACCCGGTGTGCGCATCGGGGATCAGGTGTTCGAAGCGATGCAGGCGAAGATCCTCAGCGGTGAGTATCCCAGCGGTCATCGCCTGCGTATCCGCCAGCTCGCCGCCGAGCTCGGCACGTCCGTGATGCCGGTGCGCGAATCGATCGCTCGGCTCGAGGAGGTCGGACTCGTCGAGACCAGCCCGCATCGCGGCGGGGTCGTCAAGGCGTTCACCGCCGAGGAGCTCCTGCAGATCTACGCCGTGCGCCTGCTGCTCGAAGCCGAGGCGACGGTCAATGGTGTGGCCGGTCTGGATGCGGACGGGCGAGCGCGGCTCGATGAGGAGTTCGCCGCGATGGAGTCGGCACTTGCGGACGGCGACGCCTCGACCTACCTCGACCACGACGAGGAGCTGCTGGCGACGATCTACTCGGCCGGCGGCAATCCCGTCCTCGTCGACACGATCCGAATGCTGTGGCTGCGGTGCAGGGCCTACAAGCTCGTCGGCGCTCGCCGCGCACTCGAATCCGGCGACCTGTCGCCGCTCCTCGAGCATCAGCGCCGCCTCATGGAGGCGGTCGACGCCGGCGACGCCGACGCGGCCCGCACGGCCGCCGAACAGTCGCTGTCGGACGCGATCGAGCGCATCCGCAGCGTGCTCGACCAGCAGAGCTGA
- a CDS encoding MerR family transcriptional regulator — protein MTGHLTIGEFSTATWLSPKALRIYDRNGLLSPNSVDPGTGYRRYSRDQVTVARLISMLRRIDMSLVDIGDLLALPAHDQAEMIARHREAASVEHDRRQTLARFLEHAVDRGSLDGDEQPPVPGYDVKSRRSPRLPVLSSTRHTSAKELPEVIHTCADRLIALASDRGGIAGPLFVIYHGQVGWESDGPIEVCVPIRHSDRAHRVESAQTQLFTPVRRADVQFPRILGAFDAVETRAKQLGLTRSGPPREFYSPPTDGQIPDCEVVLPVHAH, from the coding sequence ATGACCGGTCACCTGACGATCGGCGAATTCTCCACCGCCACCTGGCTGTCGCCGAAGGCTCTGCGGATCTATGACCGCAACGGACTACTGTCGCCGAACTCCGTGGACCCGGGCACCGGGTACCGCAGGTACAGCAGGGACCAGGTCACTGTGGCCCGGCTGATCTCGATGCTCCGGCGAATCGATATGTCGCTCGTCGACATCGGCGACCTGCTCGCCTTGCCTGCCCACGACCAGGCGGAGATGATCGCACGTCATCGCGAGGCAGCATCGGTCGAGCACGACAGACGACAGACACTGGCACGATTCCTCGAACACGCCGTCGACCGCGGGTCTCTCGACGGTGATGAGCAGCCACCGGTCCCGGGGTACGACGTGAAGAGCCGCAGATCACCGAGGCTGCCGGTACTGAGCTCGACTCGCCACACCTCAGCCAAGGAACTCCCCGAGGTCATCCATACATGCGCCGACCGACTCATCGCGCTCGCGAGTGATCGCGGCGGAATCGCCGGCCCACTCTTCGTCATCTACCACGGCCAGGTCGGCTGGGAATCCGACGGCCCTATCGAAGTCTGCGTGCCCATTCGCCACTCGGATCGGGCACATCGCGTCGAATCCGCCCAGACCCAGCTATTCACTCCCGTACGCCGCGCAGACGTGCAGTTCCCCCGGATCCTCGGAGCGTTCGACGCCGTTGAGACTCGAGCGAAACAGCTCGGGCTCACCCGGTCGGGTCCGCCGCGGGAATTCTATTCTCCGCCCACCGACGGACAGATCCCCGACTGCGAGGTGGTGCTTCCGGTGCACGCACACTGA
- a CDS encoding GyrI-like domain-containing protein, translating to MTLNISVQQRPEIPYIGVPFTARFTEFGAPDGPNDAIPRIYQWLAEHETAPAGGPLYVYRFVGDPSEPVDLTVGVPLAEAVTPSTGLQLGHLPAGVYVVGRHIGSPDGIPAAQAKIRAWAETEGRVLSTPVDADGRPWTGHAEHFLTDPSEEPDPSKWVTELLFKTV from the coding sequence ATGACACTCAACATCTCCGTCCAGCAGCGCCCAGAGATCCCCTATATCGGGGTCCCGTTCACCGCTCGATTCACCGAATTCGGCGCTCCAGATGGCCCCAATGACGCGATCCCTCGGATCTATCAGTGGCTCGCGGAGCATGAGACCGCCCCCGCGGGCGGGCCACTCTATGTCTATCGATTCGTCGGGGACCCGAGCGAACCCGTCGATCTCACCGTCGGCGTTCCCCTCGCCGAGGCGGTCACCCCCTCCACCGGACTGCAGTTGGGCCACCTGCCCGCCGGGGTCTACGTCGTCGGCCGCCATATCGGTTCGCCAGACGGAATTCCCGCCGCTCAGGCGAAGATCCGTGCGTGGGCCGAGACCGAAGGACGAGTTCTGAGCACCCCTGTTGACGCAGACGGAAGGCCGTGGACCGGCCACGCCGAGCACTTCCTCACTGACCCGAGTGAGGAGCCCGATCCATCGAAATGGGTGACCGAGCTGCTGTTCAAGACAGTATGA